The Gemmata palustris genome includes a region encoding these proteins:
- the hutI gene encoding imidazolonepropionase, with protein MDREPFDHIWIHARVATFDPRVTVPCGLLADHAVAVRGDTIAAILPSNAPEVQSHRGAVTDCGGKLVTPGFIDCHTHLVWGGSRAAEWEMRLAGVPYTEIAKRGGGILSTVRATRAISEGELLQTAVPRLRALVDEGVTCVEIKSGYGLTLDDELKMLRVARRFAIVESIDVSQTLLAAHAVPPEFAGREDDYVSLIVNEMIPAVARDRLAEAVDVFCESIAFTVAQCDRIFSAARAHGLAIKGHVEQITNSHGAELVARHGGWSADHLEHLDDAGIAAMAKSGTVAVLLPGAFYFLREKQKPPVEKLRAAGVPLAVASDLNPGTSPFASIRLAMNMACVLYGLSPEEALAGVTREAAKALGRASHIGTLEAGKRADFLVWDVTHPAEIVCQLGATPRAERVVRGKASNA; from the coding sequence ATGGACCGCGAGCCCTTCGATCACATCTGGATTCACGCGCGGGTCGCTACGTTCGACCCGCGCGTGACTGTGCCGTGCGGCTTGCTCGCAGATCACGCCGTCGCGGTTCGCGGTGACACCATCGCGGCCATTTTGCCTTCCAATGCGCCCGAAGTGCAATCACATCGCGGCGCGGTTACGGATTGTGGCGGGAAACTCGTTACGCCAGGGTTCATCGACTGTCACACACACCTCGTGTGGGGCGGGTCGCGCGCCGCGGAGTGGGAGATGCGGCTCGCGGGCGTTCCCTACACCGAGATCGCGAAACGTGGCGGGGGGATTCTCTCGACCGTGCGTGCGACGCGGGCGATAAGTGAAGGTGAACTGCTTCAAACTGCGGTTCCGCGCCTTCGGGCACTCGTCGATGAAGGCGTTACATGTGTCGAGATCAAATCCGGTTACGGTCTCACGCTCGACGACGAACTGAAGATGCTGCGAGTAGCGCGTCGCTTCGCGATCGTCGAGAGTATCGACGTGTCACAGACATTGCTCGCGGCGCACGCGGTTCCGCCGGAGTTCGCCGGCCGCGAGGATGACTACGTTTCACTCATCGTGAACGAGATGATTCCCGCGGTCGCGCGCGATCGGCTCGCAGAAGCGGTAGACGTGTTCTGCGAGTCGATCGCGTTCACCGTCGCGCAATGCGACCGCATCTTTTCAGCGGCGCGGGCACACGGACTTGCGATCAAGGGGCATGTCGAGCAAATCACGAACTCGCACGGCGCGGAACTGGTCGCCAGACACGGCGGCTGGTCCGCAGATCACCTCGAACACCTGGACGATGCCGGCATTGCGGCGATGGCGAAGAGCGGCACCGTCGCGGTACTGTTACCCGGTGCGTTCTATTTTCTCCGCGAGAAACAAAAGCCGCCCGTCGAGAAGCTCCGCGCCGCGGGCGTGCCGCTGGCCGTGGCCAGTGACCTCAACCCCGGCACGAGCCCGTTCGCATCGATTCGCCTGGCAATGAACATGGCGTGCGTGCTGTACGGCCTTTCGCCAGAAGAGGCACTAGCGGGGGTGACACGCGAGGCCGCCAAAGCACTCGGCCGTGCATCGCATATTGGCACACTCGAAGCCGGCAAGCGGGCGGATTTCCTTGTGTGGGATGTTACTCACCCGGCCGAAATCGTGTGCCAACTCGGTGCCACTCCGCGAGCGGAGCGAGTCGTTCGGGGGAAGGCCAGCAATGCCTGA
- a CDS encoding SCO family protein has translation MRRLFPYTFLLLAGCGAWAGSRPTQPAQEPDLDYPVGAFSLTERSGKTVTDQDLRGNVWVGSFIFTRCNGPCPAVTATMGTLQRDLADELKTGELKLVTFTVDPARDDLKSLNEYATARGADPKNWLFLTGNEKTVHKLLSEQFKQAVERKLGPDVQPGDEFGHSTRLVLVDKTGVIRAMYEGLPNEDFPDGKERFDAGLNRLKDRVRELLK, from the coding sequence ATGCGCCGTTTATTTCCGTACACGTTTCTGCTTCTCGCCGGGTGCGGCGCGTGGGCCGGGTCGCGCCCGACGCAACCCGCGCAGGAGCCGGACCTCGATTACCCGGTCGGCGCGTTCAGTCTCACCGAGCGCAGTGGGAAAACTGTCACGGATCAAGACCTGCGTGGTAACGTGTGGGTCGGGTCGTTCATCTTCACGCGCTGTAACGGCCCGTGCCCCGCGGTCACGGCGACGATGGGCACGTTGCAACGCGACCTCGCGGACGAACTGAAGACCGGCGAACTAAAACTTGTCACGTTCACGGTCGATCCGGCCCGGGACGACCTGAAGTCCCTCAACGAGTACGCGACCGCCCGCGGTGCGGACCCGAAGAACTGGCTGTTCCTCACCGGCAACGAAAAGACGGTTCACAAGCTCCTGAGCGAGCAATTCAAGCAAGCGGTGGAGCGCAAACTCGGCCCGGACGTACAGCCCGGCGACGAGTTCGGGCACAGCACGCGCCTCGTGCTCGTGGACAAGACCGGTGTGATTCGCGCGATGTACGAGGGGCTGCCGAACGAAGACTTCCCGGACGGTAAAGAGCGCTTCGATGCCGGTCTCAATCGACTGAAGGATCGCGTTCGCGAACTACTGAAGTAG